The following are from one region of the Geitlerinema sp. PCC 9228 genome:
- a CDS encoding glycosyltransferase family 2 protein, producing MSLNFWAERDSAYCELKPLNSVLTSEWETQTSDEVPYRGYRGRRRKAAVVLTFVWGGTVFLHLLPWTPWLILAVTAMLGVQAVRLFVVSQVSSQVSGTPSATRSTEEQDFPFISILIPAKNEASVIGKLLESLCHLDYPEDQYEIWAIDDSSTDGTAAAIEQLAQRYKQVRLFRRSPGAGGGKSGALNQVLPLTKGEIIAVFDADARVTPEVMRRVMPTFDRPEVGAIQLRKVIANANVNFWTRGQATEMIFDAYFQQLRAATGGIGELRGNGQLIRRRALERCGGFNEATITDDLDLTFRLHLDGWEIECLMYTTVAEEGVTNFPSLWHQRNRWAEGGYQRYLDYWRPLCSDRLPLKKRFDAFLFCLLQYLLPMASVPDLLMSLTLGRFPLYAPITGLTVSMTVLSMYMGLRKTQNCRHCLGKFPAESAFVSLGKALQGTLYMLHWFLVMAGTTARLAVRPKRLKWVKTEHLGTVEG from the coding sequence ATGTCATTGAATTTTTGGGCTGAAAGAGATTCTGCTTACTGCGAACTCAAGCCCCTAAACTCGGTCCTTACTAGCGAATGGGAAACCCAAACCAGCGACGAAGTACCCTATCGGGGGTATCGTGGTCGGCGGCGCAAAGCAGCGGTAGTGCTTACTTTTGTCTGGGGAGGAACGGTGTTTTTGCACTTACTTCCTTGGACTCCCTGGCTTATATTAGCTGTCACTGCCATGCTTGGGGTGCAAGCCGTACGCTTGTTTGTGGTTTCACAAGTATCTTCTCAGGTTAGCGGCACGCCGTCGGCAACAAGAAGCACAGAAGAACAAGATTTTCCTTTCATTTCTATCCTCATTCCAGCCAAAAACGAAGCTAGCGTCATCGGCAAATTGCTAGAATCCTTGTGCCATCTCGACTATCCCGAAGACCAATACGAAATTTGGGCCATCGACGATAGCAGCACCGACGGCACCGCTGCCGCGATCGAGCAGCTGGCACAAAGATACAAACAAGTACGCCTGTTTCGCCGTTCGCCGGGAGCTGGGGGTGGCAAATCGGGGGCACTCAATCAAGTATTGCCTTTGACCAAAGGTGAGATTATCGCTGTCTTTGATGCCGATGCCCGGGTAACGCCGGAAGTCATGAGGCGGGTGATGCCGACTTTTGACCGGCCAGAAGTGGGTGCCATCCAGTTGCGGAAGGTTATTGCCAACGCCAACGTCAACTTTTGGACCCGCGGACAAGCCACCGAAATGATTTTCGACGCCTACTTTCAGCAGTTGCGGGCTGCTACCGGTGGAATTGGCGAGCTGCGGGGCAACGGTCAGTTGATCCGTCGCCGAGCTTTGGAACGCTGCGGCGGGTTTAATGAAGCCACCATCACCGACGACCTCGACCTCACCTTCCGCTTGCATCTGGATGGATGGGAGATTGAATGCCTTATGTACACCACTGTGGCAGAAGAAGGGGTTACCAATTTTCCCTCCCTATGGCACCAACGCAATCGCTGGGCAGAAGGAGGCTACCAGCGCTATTTGGACTACTGGCGTCCTCTATGTAGCGATCGCTTGCCCCTGAAAAAACGCTTTGATGCCTTTCTCTTTTGCTTGCTGCAGTATTTGCTGCCCATGGCTTCCGTACCGGATTTGCTGATGTCACTCACTTTAGGTCGATTCCCCCTGTACGCCCCCATCACCGGATTAACGGTCAGCATGACGGTTCTGAGCATGTATATGGGACTGCGGAAAACCCAGAACTGCCGCCATTGTTTGGGGAAATTCCCAGCAGAATCGGCTTTTGTTTCCTTGGGTAAAGCCCTGCAGGGAACCCTATACATGCTGCACTGGTTTTTGGTTATGGCTGGCACCACGGCTCGTTTGGCCGTACGCCCCAAACGTTTGAAATGGGTAAAAACGGAACATTTGGGAACGGTGGAAGGATAG